One region of Skermanella mucosa genomic DNA includes:
- a CDS encoding alpha/beta hydrolase: MSRRNIHRDSPAGRGRLTARPGTVGDRPETPPSIQTLSVGTERFGLISVPPRYRPDRPAPLLVLLHGAGGEAGQAIGWLQPVADEAGLILLAPQSEGPTWDVILGGYGPDVKRIDDALAEVFRRFAIDPDRVAVGGFSDGASYALSLGLINGGLFRRVAAFSPGFAAPSGTDDHPAFYISHGTGDTVLPIDACSRRLVPRLQAAGFDVLYREFDGGHTVPPYVAREAVGWLLDDTP, from the coding sequence ATGAGCCGTCGGAACATTCATCGGGACTCACCGGCCGGCCGGGGACGCCTGACGGCGCGTCCCGGGACGGTCGGCGACAGGCCGGAGACGCCGCCCAGCATCCAGACGCTGAGCGTCGGCACCGAGCGGTTCGGCCTGATCTCCGTCCCTCCCCGGTACCGGCCCGACCGGCCGGCGCCCCTCCTGGTGCTGCTCCACGGCGCCGGCGGAGAGGCCGGGCAGGCGATCGGCTGGCTCCAGCCGGTGGCCGACGAGGCCGGGCTGATCCTGCTGGCCCCGCAGTCGGAAGGCCCGACCTGGGACGTGATCCTGGGCGGCTACGGCCCCGACGTGAAACGGATCGACGACGCGCTGGCCGAGGTCTTCCGCCGGTTCGCGATCGATCCCGACCGGGTCGCGGTCGGCGGGTTCTCGGACGGCGCGTCCTACGCCCTGTCGCTCGGACTGATCAATGGCGGCCTGTTCCGGCGCGTCGCGGCCTTCTCGCCGGGGTTCGCCGCCCCGAGCGGCACGGACGATCATCCCGCGTTCTACATCTCCCACGGCACCGGGGACACCGTCCTGCCGATCGACGCCTGCAGCAGGCGGCTGGTGCCGAGGCTGCAAGCGGCCGGCTTCGACGTGCTCTACCGCGAGTTCGACGGCGGCCACACGGTGCCTCCCTACGTCGCGCGCGAAGCCGTCGGCTGGCTCCTGGACGACACGCCGTGA
- a CDS encoding serine hydrolase domain-containing protein, with the protein MLRRLLVSALLIVPAVAGPALAEGRGGASPDMSRSFPAARLEQVDRALEEAVAKGLMPGAVFLIARDGETVHHRALGLLDPATGTAMPKDAIFRIGSMTKPVVTAAAMVMVEQGRLGLQEPVTRYVPEFVGLRVQTRSTDAAGNAVLGTAPPARPISIQDLMRHTSGFTYSFTGPATDPIRKAYIDQGIEQIEADLPADEMIRRLAGIPLAHEPGTTFEYGVSTDVLGIVLERIAGKRLDAVLDETIFRPLGMKDSGFTVKPADRARLAGFSAEDPLAAWLSGWMRVEGDRPQAYLSGGGGMVSTVPDYFRFAQMILDGGTVRGVRVLSRKSVELMLSDHLAGLSGGPAAYTGPGYGFGLGFAVRAQDGVSPVLGSKGDATWFGVTGTTFVIDPREKLVAILMAQAPSGRGQMRPLFRNLAYGAMAE; encoded by the coding sequence ATGCTGAGAAGACTTCTGGTTTCCGCCCTGCTGATCGTTCCGGCCGTCGCCGGCCCCGCCCTCGCGGAAGGCCGCGGCGGCGCTTCGCCGGACATGTCCCGGAGCTTTCCGGCCGCCCGTCTGGAGCAGGTCGACCGCGCCCTGGAGGAAGCGGTCGCGAAGGGCCTGATGCCCGGCGCGGTGTTCCTGATCGCCCGGGACGGCGAGACCGTCCACCACAGGGCGCTGGGCCTGCTGGACCCCGCCACCGGTACCGCCATGCCGAAGGACGCCATCTTCCGCATCGGCTCCATGACGAAACCGGTGGTGACCGCCGCCGCCATGGTCATGGTCGAGCAGGGGCGGCTCGGCCTGCAGGAGCCGGTGACCCGCTACGTTCCGGAGTTCGTCGGCCTCCGGGTCCAGACCAGGAGCACGGACGCCGCGGGGAACGCGGTCCTCGGCACCGCGCCGCCGGCGCGGCCGATCTCGATCCAGGACCTGATGCGGCACACCTCGGGGTTCACCTACAGCTTCACCGGCCCGGCAACCGACCCGATCCGCAAGGCCTATATCGACCAGGGGATCGAGCAGATCGAGGCCGACCTGCCCGCCGACGAGATGATCCGCCGCCTGGCCGGGATCCCGCTCGCACACGAGCCGGGAACCACCTTCGAGTACGGCGTTTCGACCGACGTGCTGGGCATCGTCCTGGAACGCATCGCCGGCAAGCGCCTGGACGCCGTCCTGGACGAGACGATCTTCCGGCCGCTGGGTATGAAGGACAGCGGCTTCACGGTGAAGCCGGCCGACCGGGCGCGGCTGGCCGGCTTCTCCGCCGAAGATCCGCTGGCGGCATGGCTGTCGGGATGGATGCGCGTCGAAGGCGACCGTCCGCAGGCCTATCTCAGCGGCGGCGGCGGCATGGTCTCGACCGTGCCGGACTATTTCCGCTTCGCGCAGATGATCCTGGACGGCGGGACCGTCCGGGGCGTGCGCGTGCTGTCCCGCAAGTCCGTCGAATTGATGCTGTCGGATCATCTGGCCGGGCTTTCCGGTGGGCCGGCGGCCTATACCGGGCCGGGCTATGGCTTCGGCCTGGGCTTCGCGGTCCGCGCCCAGGACGGCGTGTCCCCCGTCCTGGGCAGCAAGGGCGACGCCACGTGGTTCGGCGTGACCGGCACGACCTTCGTGATCGACCCGCGGGAGAAGCTGGTGGCGATCCTGATGGCGCAGGCCCCGTCGGGGCGCGGCCAGATGCGCCCCCTGTTCAGGAACCTGGCATACGGGGCTATGGCCGAGTGA
- a CDS encoding pentapeptide repeat-containing protein has protein sequence MTPHELLSIIDRHGRWLSRRAGGARACLAMADLRGMHLADTNLQRIKLSGAVLTGCDLKRSDLSEADLFAADLKAADLSGANLQRADLRGAHLRGARLRGANLRDADFRGGALLDHKGGSTLTVRRSDLHGADFDDGLLARANLSGADMSEAKLNGADCTGALMAGVNLAKASLRDADLGSANLKGANLSGANLSGASLKDADLTGATLMGASLRNADLMGATLDGVDLTGVDCTGANIRRNADQFPPTIRQSLENHQAWVRSGGAKGGRADLAGQDLSHIDLTRVNLSGANLRGVDLSGATLRDALVVMSDLSDAVLCYVDFTGATLDGSNLRGSDLGGARLDRAKLGSVEIKGAGDRATGRRWPVNLTGARLVGASLVGANLRDANLAFADLGGADLTDAVLIDANMAGTVLDGAKLDGAVLPAMTDDD, from the coding sequence ATGACTCCGCACGAGCTGCTGTCCATCATCGACAGGCACGGCCGCTGGCTCTCCCGGCGTGCGGGCGGCGCCAGGGCCTGCCTTGCCATGGCCGACCTCCGGGGGATGCATCTCGCCGACACCAACCTCCAGAGGATCAAGCTGTCCGGCGCGGTCCTCACCGGCTGCGACCTGAAGCGGAGCGACCTGTCGGAGGCCGACCTGTTCGCCGCCGACCTGAAGGCGGCCGACCTGTCCGGCGCCAACCTCCAGCGCGCCGACCTGCGGGGCGCGCATCTCCGCGGCGCGCGCCTGCGGGGAGCCAACCTCCGCGATGCCGACTTCAGGGGCGGCGCCCTGCTCGACCACAAGGGGGGCAGCACCCTGACCGTCCGGCGGTCGGACCTGCACGGCGCCGATTTCGACGACGGCCTGCTGGCCCGCGCCAACCTGTCCGGAGCCGACATGTCGGAGGCGAAGCTCAACGGGGCCGACTGCACGGGCGCCCTGATGGCCGGCGTCAACCTCGCCAAGGCCAGCCTGCGCGACGCGGATCTCGGCTCGGCCAATCTCAAGGGCGCCAACCTGAGCGGGGCCAACCTGTCCGGCGCATCCCTGAAGGATGCCGACCTGACCGGGGCGACCCTGATGGGCGCCAGCCTGCGGAACGCCGACCTGATGGGGGCGACCCTGGACGGCGTCGACCTGACCGGAGTCGACTGCACGGGCGCCAACATCCGGAGGAACGCCGACCAGTTCCCCCCGACGATCCGGCAGAGCCTGGAGAACCACCAGGCCTGGGTCAGGAGCGGCGGTGCCAAGGGCGGACGCGCCGACCTCGCCGGCCAGGATCTGTCCCATATCGACCTGACGCGGGTCAATCTCAGCGGGGCCAATCTCCGCGGGGTCGATCTGTCCGGCGCCACGCTCCGGGACGCCCTGGTCGTCATGTCGGACCTGTCCGACGCCGTCCTGTGCTACGTGGACTTCACCGGGGCGACCCTGGACGGCTCCAACCTGCGGGGCAGCGACCTGGGCGGCGCCAGGCTGGACCGCGCCAAGCTGGGATCGGTCGAGATCAAGGGCGCCGGCGACCGCGCCACCGGGCGCCGGTGGCCGGTCAACCTGACCGGGGCCAGGCTGGTCGGCGCGAGTCTCGTCGGCGCCAACCTCCGGGACGCCAACCTCGCCTTCGCCGACCTCGGCGGCGCCGACCTGACCGACGCGGTGCTGATCGACGCCAACATGGCCGGGACCGTTCTGGACGGCGCGAAGCTGGACGGCGCCGTCCTGCCCGCGATGACGGACGACGACTGA
- a CDS encoding rhodanese-like domain-containing protein, which yields MSYKRRAPFIPRAMTMILAALFLAAVSFPALADDAPPRVEGATTVDADGVLAMIESTPALVVFDNRREADFRDGHIEGAIRLIDDELTGPEVLAKHGADPATPVLFYCNGPKCARAYNAARLAVGWGYKAVHYYYAGMGEWKAKGLPLAKP from the coding sequence ATGTCTTATAAAAGACGCGCGCCATTCATCCCCCGGGCGATGACGATGATCCTCGCGGCCTTGTTCCTGGCCGCCGTTTCCTTTCCAGCTCTTGCCGACGATGCGCCGCCCCGGGTCGAGGGGGCCACGACCGTCGATGCCGACGGGGTCCTGGCGATGATCGAAAGCACGCCTGCCCTGGTGGTGTTCGACAACCGGCGGGAGGCGGATTTCCGCGATGGCCATATCGAAGGGGCGATCCGGCTGATCGACGACGAATTGACTGGCCCCGAGGTGCTGGCGAAGCACGGCGCGGACCCGGCGACCCCGGTCCTGTTCTACTGCAACGGCCCGAAATGCGCCCGTGCCTACAACGCCGCCCGGCTGGCGGTCGGCTGGGGATACAAGGCGGTGCACTACTACTATGCCGGCATGGGCGAATGGAAAGCCAAGGGGCTGCCCCTGGCCAAGCCCTGA
- a CDS encoding spore photoproduct lyase family protein: MTVPPLDVARILVEPAAATHPRGRQILDRFPDAERVEVASHWNIPDLHGDSDKVEEWVRTKRGVLVLGVKKSLSVRPNGRSGDFIAPSHSNGCAMACAYCYVSRRKGYANPITTFVNIEGICATIERHAARTGPKTQPNQVDGQAWVYDVGENGDCSVDALICDNLADLTALFRRLPNAKGSFATKYVNRDLLSYDPGGGMRIRFSLMPAELARTLDVRTSPIPERIAAIDDFVRAGWEVHLNFSPVVAYEGWTADYTELFRQVDAALSDRAKAQLAAEVIFLTHNEGLHEINLRWHPKAEEKLWTPRWQESKVSGNGAVNVRYRAPLKGKMIAVFREMLAREMPYCRIRYIF; the protein is encoded by the coding sequence GTGACCGTCCCGCCGCTCGACGTCGCCCGCATCCTGGTGGAGCCGGCCGCCGCGACGCACCCGCGCGGCCGGCAGATCCTGGACCGGTTCCCCGATGCCGAACGGGTCGAGGTGGCGTCCCACTGGAACATCCCGGACCTGCACGGCGACAGCGACAAGGTCGAGGAGTGGGTGCGCACCAAGCGCGGCGTGCTGGTGCTGGGCGTCAAGAAATCGCTGTCGGTGCGGCCCAACGGGCGGAGCGGCGACTTCATCGCGCCGTCGCATTCCAACGGCTGCGCCATGGCCTGCGCCTACTGCTACGTCTCGCGCCGCAAGGGCTACGCCAACCCGATCACGACCTTCGTCAACATCGAGGGGATATGCGCGACCATCGAGCGCCACGCCGCCCGGACCGGCCCCAAGACGCAGCCGAACCAGGTGGACGGACAGGCCTGGGTTTATGACGTGGGCGAGAACGGGGACTGCTCGGTCGATGCGCTGATCTGCGACAACCTGGCCGACCTGACCGCGCTGTTCCGCCGCCTGCCCAACGCCAAGGGCAGCTTCGCGACCAAGTACGTCAACCGGGACCTGCTGTCCTACGACCCCGGCGGCGGCATGCGCATCCGCTTCAGCCTGATGCCGGCCGAGCTGGCCCGCACGCTGGACGTGCGCACCTCCCCCATCCCGGAGCGCATCGCGGCGATCGACGATTTCGTCCGGGCGGGATGGGAGGTCCACCTGAACTTCAGCCCGGTGGTCGCCTACGAGGGCTGGACCGCCGACTATACCGAGCTGTTCCGGCAGGTCGACGCGGCGCTGTCGGACCGGGCCAAGGCGCAGCTCGCCGCCGAGGTGATCTTCCTGACCCACAATGAGGGCCTGCACGAGATCAACCTGCGCTGGCATCCCAAGGCCGAGGAGAAGCTTTGGACGCCGCGCTGGCAGGAGAGCAAGGTCTCCGGGAACGGCGCCGTCAACGTCCGCTACCGGGCGCCGCTCAAGGGCAAGATGATCGCCGTCTTCCGCGAGATGCTGGCCCGCGAGATGCCCTACTGCCGCATCCGCTACATCTTCTGA
- a CDS encoding oxidoreductase: MTTDSSPVWFITGCSTGFGKELARMVLDRGWRAVVTARDADRVRDLTRGYEDRALALSLDVTDAGQVASSVKAAEDRFGAIDVLVNNAGYGYQAPVEEGDDAEIRAMFEANVFGLAAMIRAVLPGMRTRKRGHIVNLSSVAGFVGFPGSGYYAATKHAVEGLSDSLAREVEPLGIKVLCVEPGPFRTDWAGRSLKQTPSRVPDYAETAAARMRATADISGKQPGDPVRACAAMIKAVEAENPPRHLVLGAFGVDAVRGKLAGVIEEIDAWKETSLGADFPKD; this comes from the coding sequence ATGACGACCGACAGCTCTCCAGTCTGGTTCATCACCGGCTGCTCCACCGGCTTCGGCAAGGAACTCGCCAGGATGGTGCTCGACCGCGGATGGCGTGCGGTGGTGACGGCCCGCGATGCCGACCGGGTGCGGGACCTGACCCGGGGTTACGAGGACCGCGCCCTGGCGCTGTCGCTGGACGTGACCGACGCCGGCCAGGTCGCCTCGTCGGTCAAGGCGGCGGAAGACCGGTTCGGCGCCATCGACGTGCTGGTGAACAATGCCGGCTACGGCTATCAGGCCCCGGTCGAGGAAGGCGACGACGCGGAGATCCGCGCCATGTTCGAGGCCAACGTGTTCGGGCTGGCCGCCATGATCCGCGCCGTGCTGCCGGGCATGCGGACCCGCAAGCGCGGGCATATCGTCAACCTCTCCTCGGTCGCCGGCTTCGTCGGGTTCCCCGGCTCCGGCTATTACGCGGCGACCAAGCACGCCGTCGAGGGGCTCTCCGATTCCCTCGCCCGGGAGGTCGAGCCGCTCGGCATCAAGGTCCTGTGCGTCGAACCCGGACCCTTCCGCACCGACTGGGCCGGGCGTTCCCTGAAGCAGACGCCGAGCCGGGTCCCCGACTATGCCGAAACCGCTGCGGCGCGCATGCGGGCGACCGCCGACATCAGCGGCAAGCAGCCCGGCGACCCGGTGCGGGCCTGCGCCGCCATGATCAAGGCCGTGGAGGCGGAGAACCCGCCGCGCCATCTTGTCCTGGGCGCCTTCGGCGTGGACGCGGTGCGCGGCAAGCTCGCCGGCGTGATCGAGGAGATCGACGCCTGGAAGGAAACCAGCCTCGGCGCCGACTTCCCGAAGGACTGA
- the fcl gene encoding GDP-L-fucose synthase → MRATQQDGILPIFPLAGKKVWVAGHRGMVGSAIVRRLAAEDCEILTVDRDAVDLRRQAEVEDWVGSRRPDAIFLAAATVGGIHANGTRPADFIYDNLSIEANVIHAAHLAGVPKLLFLGSSCIYPKLAPQPMTEDALLTGPLEETNQWYAIAKIAGIRLCQAYRRQHGRDFVSAMPTNLYGINDNFDPMGSHVLPALLRKIHAARRDGRDRVEIWGTGTPRREFLHVDDLADACLFMMKRYSGDDHLNVGFGKDISIRDLAALIADIVGFDGTFVFDPDKPDGPPRKALDISRLSGLGWKASIGLREGIESTYGWFLNHHPAAAER, encoded by the coding sequence ATGCGCGCAACGCAACAGGACGGCATTTTGCCGATCTTCCCCTTGGCCGGAAAGAAAGTCTGGGTGGCCGGTCACCGGGGCATGGTCGGCTCGGCCATCGTCCGCCGGCTGGCTGCGGAGGATTGCGAGATCCTGACGGTGGACCGCGACGCGGTGGACCTCCGCCGCCAGGCCGAGGTCGAGGACTGGGTCGGGTCCCGCCGGCCCGACGCGATCTTCCTCGCCGCGGCCACGGTTGGCGGCATCCATGCCAACGGCACCCGGCCGGCGGACTTCATCTACGACAACCTGTCGATCGAGGCGAACGTGATCCACGCCGCCCATCTCGCCGGCGTCCCGAAGCTGCTGTTCCTGGGGTCCTCCTGCATCTATCCGAAACTGGCGCCCCAGCCCATGACCGAGGACGCGTTGCTGACCGGGCCGCTGGAAGAGACGAACCAGTGGTACGCCATCGCCAAGATCGCCGGCATCAGGCTGTGCCAGGCCTATCGCCGGCAGCACGGCCGCGACTTCGTTTCCGCCATGCCCACCAACCTGTACGGCATCAACGACAATTTCGACCCGATGGGCAGCCACGTGCTGCCCGCCCTGCTGCGCAAGATCCACGCCGCCAGGCGTGACGGGCGGGACCGGGTGGAAATCTGGGGCACCGGCACGCCCCGGCGTGAATTCCTGCATGTGGACGACCTGGCCGACGCCTGCCTGTTCATGATGAAGCGCTACTCGGGCGACGATCACCTGAATGTCGGCTTCGGCAAGGACATCTCCATCCGGGACCTCGCCGCGCTGATCGCGGACATCGTCGGGTTCGACGGCACCTTCGTCTTCGATCCGGACAAGCCCGACGGCCCGCCGCGCAAGGCGCTCGACATCTCCCGCCTGTCCGGCCTGGGCTGGAAAGCCTCGATCGGGCTGCGCGAGGGGATCGAGTCGACCTACGGCTGGTTCCTGAACCATCATCCGGCGGCGGCGGAGCGATAG
- a CDS encoding alpha/beta hydrolase, translating to MWTGKLLSIAFPIALLLAGLYLVVVGALYALQRPMVFRADMSPAPPDLHAVPGFREVSYRTADGLDLRALHRPAAAGKPTLVYFHGNADGLSGSLRVTAGLGAEGYGLLLAGYRGYDGNPGSPSEAGLQADGRAALGWLAANGVPASHTVLVGNSLGSGPATELASTFPVAGLVLISGYTSLPDVAASAYPFVPVRLLMRDRFDNAGKIGRVAAPILILHGTADRTIPYRHATALAAAAGDRARVVPFEGAGHELVASPALFPVMDRWLAGLRGSAPP from the coding sequence ATGTGGACGGGCAAGCTTCTATCCATCGCGTTTCCCATCGCGCTCCTCCTGGCCGGGCTCTACCTGGTGGTGGTCGGCGCGCTCTATGCCCTGCAGCGGCCCATGGTCTTCCGGGCGGACATGTCGCCCGCTCCCCCCGACCTCCACGCAGTCCCCGGTTTCCGGGAGGTCTCCTACCGCACGGCGGACGGCCTCGACCTGCGGGCGCTCCACCGGCCGGCCGCGGCGGGCAAGCCGACCCTCGTCTATTTCCATGGCAATGCCGACGGACTGTCCGGCTCGCTCCGGGTCACGGCGGGGTTGGGGGCCGAGGGCTACGGGCTGCTGCTGGCGGGATACAGGGGCTATGACGGAAATCCCGGCAGCCCGAGCGAGGCCGGGCTCCAGGCCGACGGCCGCGCCGCCCTGGGGTGGCTTGCCGCGAACGGCGTGCCCGCGTCGCACACCGTCCTCGTGGGCAACTCTCTCGGGTCGGGACCGGCGACCGAACTGGCCTCCACTTTCCCGGTGGCCGGGCTGGTGCTGATTTCCGGCTACACCTCGCTGCCCGACGTCGCGGCTTCCGCCTATCCGTTCGTCCCGGTGCGGCTGCTGATGCGCGACCGTTTCGACAATGCCGGCAAGATCGGCCGCGTGGCCGCCCCGATCCTGATCCTGCACGGCACGGCGGACAGGACCATACCTTACAGACACGCGACGGCACTCGCGGCGGCGGCGGGCGACCGCGCGCGGGTGGTGCCGTTCGAGGGCGCCGGGCACGAGCTGGTCGCGAGCCCGGCGCTGTTCCCGGTCATGGACCGCTGGCTCGCCGGACTCCGGGGCTCCGCGCCACCCTGA
- a CDS encoding methyl-accepting chemotaxis protein, with amino-acid sequence MAAPRRGVVTDGTVALLGVGVLDPGLKPLAEEWTDRPRPLPADLLGRLGARQGPERLQTLTHVWLDGDRPLMSVVVPTGGLRLTGYVLLHVDPLPRLESLDLRLGMGIAVNALGSGRPLLNLDAFRIPGGSVTRPVALWLHAPGGERIAAVEAVTDTTDLSRALDDTVLTSALAFVAVGGGLSLAVLVAAWRFLVRVERANARIGAELDAARETEARRHAEEEARHRQAEMDAQAERRRLLNELADGFEATIRQVAESVSSSATQVHANARSLAATAEEACRQTDTVALVSGQASANVAAVAASTEELTSSIAEIDRQTGSAREIARRAADEAARTDGTVQGLAAAADRIGDIVRMIQDIAGRTNLLALNATIEAARAGDAGKGFAIVASEVKNLATQTGKATEEIAAQIAHIQATTGQAVEAIRSITATIAQVSEITLTVAGAVGQQSAATAEIARNVDQASSGTHEVCAGISGVTKAARETGRTAGQLLDAALDLSRQSETLRGQVDHFIGEVRSA; translated from the coding sequence ATGGCCGCTCCCCGGCGCGGGGTCGTGACGGACGGCACGGTGGCGCTGCTCGGCGTCGGCGTGCTCGATCCCGGCCTGAAGCCGCTGGCCGAGGAATGGACGGACAGGCCGCGCCCGCTGCCCGCGGACCTGCTCGGCCGGCTGGGCGCGCGCCAGGGGCCGGAACGCCTCCAGACCCTCACCCATGTCTGGCTGGACGGCGACCGGCCGCTGATGTCGGTGGTCGTGCCGACCGGCGGGCTGCGGCTGACCGGCTATGTCCTGCTCCATGTCGATCCCCTGCCCCGCCTGGAGTCGCTCGACCTGAGGCTCGGCATGGGAATCGCGGTGAACGCGCTGGGATCGGGCCGGCCGCTGCTGAATCTCGACGCGTTCCGGATACCCGGCGGTTCGGTGACCCGTCCCGTCGCGCTGTGGCTGCACGCCCCGGGGGGCGAGCGCATCGCCGCGGTCGAGGCCGTCACCGACACCACCGACCTGAGCCGGGCGCTGGACGACACGGTGCTGACCTCGGCGCTGGCCTTCGTCGCGGTCGGCGGCGGCTTGTCCCTCGCGGTGCTGGTCGCCGCCTGGCGGTTCCTGGTGCGCGTCGAGCGGGCCAATGCGCGCATCGGCGCCGAACTGGACGCCGCCCGCGAGACGGAGGCGCGCCGGCACGCGGAGGAGGAAGCGCGGCACCGCCAGGCCGAGATGGATGCCCAGGCCGAGCGGCGGCGCCTGCTCAACGAGCTTGCCGACGGTTTCGAGGCGACGATCCGGCAGGTCGCGGAGAGCGTCTCGTCGTCGGCGACGCAGGTCCACGCCAATGCCCGGAGCCTGGCGGCCACCGCGGAGGAAGCATGCCGCCAGACCGACACCGTCGCCCTGGTCTCCGGCCAGGCCTCGGCCAACGTCGCGGCGGTCGCCGCCTCCACCGAGGAGCTGACCTCGTCGATCGCCGAGATCGACCGCCAGACCGGCAGCGCCCGGGAGATCGCCCGCCGGGCGGCCGACGAGGCGGCGCGCACGGACGGCACCGTCCAGGGGCTCGCGGCGGCGGCCGACCGGATCGGCGACATCGTCAGGATGATCCAGGACATCGCCGGCCGGACCAACCTGCTGGCGCTGAACGCGACGATCGAGGCCGCCCGGGCCGGCGACGCCGGCAAGGGGTTCGCCATCGTCGCCTCGGAGGTCAAGAACCTCGCCACCCAGACCGGCAAGGCGACGGAGGAGATCGCCGCGCAGATCGCCCATATCCAGGCGACGACGGGCCAGGCGGTCGAGGCGATCCGGAGCATCACCGCCACCATCGCGCAGGTCAGCGAGATCACCCTGACGGTCGCCGGCGCCGTCGGCCAGCAGAGCGCCGCCACCGCCGAGATCGCCCGCAACGTCGACCAGGCATCATCCGGGACCCACGAGGTCTGCGCGGGTATTTCCGGCGTGACGAAGGCCGCGCGGGAAACCGGCCGCACGGCCGGCCAGCTGCTCGACGCCGCCCTGGACCTGTCCCGCCAGTCCGAAACCCTGCGCGGGCAGGTCGACCACTTCATCGGCGAGGTCCGGTCGGCCTGA
- a CDS encoding apurinic/apyrimidinic endonuclease family protein, whose amino-acid sequence MTHSLPTPPLPRFGWCCQYIPPDGDAETAKRMNPGTVTVATLSRLDAARAAEKLEQVLRRNLQSLHLQLAEVARHPPYRRLLRVNSGLLPVYTHAIGLPLYREPAIRSLVETALEHAGRKAREAGIRIGLHPDQFCVLNSANPATLKNSVDELEYHADILRMMGLTGGWHPQGAHVNIHGGGRAEGIAGFRRGLALLSEDARNLVTVENDEMSYGLDDLLPLADAVPIILDLHHHWVKSEGEYIRADDPRIETIRASWRGVRPIAHISVSREDLLDGWPADELPDHAVLSARGLKARDLRAHSQRMWNHAVNRLVSEHLAWADFEVEAKAKNLAVDDLERDALRLGAIPAETPAP is encoded by the coding sequence TTGACCCATTCCCTGCCGACCCCGCCCCTGCCCCGCTTCGGCTGGTGCTGCCAGTATATCCCGCCCGACGGCGACGCCGAGACCGCCAAGCGCATGAATCCCGGCACCGTCACCGTGGCGACGCTGAGCAGGCTGGACGCAGCCCGGGCGGCCGAGAAGCTGGAGCAGGTGCTGCGCCGGAACCTGCAGTCGCTGCACCTGCAACTGGCCGAGGTGGCCCGCCACCCACCCTATCGCCGCCTGCTCCGCGTCAACAGCGGCCTGCTGCCGGTCTATACCCACGCCATCGGGCTGCCGCTCTACCGGGAGCCGGCGATCCGCTCGCTGGTCGAGACCGCCCTGGAGCATGCCGGCCGGAAGGCGCGCGAGGCCGGCATCCGCATCGGCCTGCACCCCGACCAGTTCTGCGTGCTGAACAGCGCCAACCCGGCGACGCTGAAGAACTCGGTGGACGAGCTGGAATACCATGCCGACATCCTGCGGATGATGGGCCTGACCGGCGGCTGGCACCCGCAGGGCGCCCACGTCAACATCCATGGCGGCGGCCGCGCCGAGGGGATCGCGGGGTTCCGCCGCGGCCTGGCCCTGCTGTCGGAGGACGCCCGGAACCTGGTGACGGTCGAGAACGACGAGATGTCGTACGGGCTGGACGACCTGCTGCCGCTGGCCGACGCCGTGCCGATCATCCTGGACCTGCATCACCACTGGGTCAAATCGGAGGGCGAGTATATCCGGGCCGACGATCCCCGGATCGAGACGATCCGCGCATCCTGGCGTGGCGTGCGCCCGATAGCCCATATCAGCGTCTCGCGCGAGGACCTGCTGGACGGCTGGCCGGCCGACGAACTGCCCGATCATGCCGTGCTGAGCGCCCGCGGGCTGAAGGCCCGGGACCTGAGGGCCCATTCCCAGCGCATGTGGAACCACGCGGTCAACCGGCTGGTGTCGGAGCACCTGGCCTGGGCCGACTTCGAGGTGGAGGCCAAGGCCAAGAACCTCGCCGTGGACGACCTGGAGCGCGACGCGCTTCGGCTGGGCGCGATCCCGGCGGAAACCCCGGCGCCGTGA